From Sceloporus undulatus isolate JIND9_A2432 ecotype Alabama chromosome 6, SceUnd_v1.1, whole genome shotgun sequence, one genomic window encodes:
- the ITPRIPL1 gene encoding inositol 1,4,5-trisphosphate receptor-interacting protein-like 1: MALGPIIFFAVLGLIYHPLMVSDKTDQATLDRQQKHEELLAKEMGRLQMEFDQKDWSWDPRQKKEDWVASDLPSEDGTWEGWPYVGLVILVIFGCCRHTMEKEPHYDSSTDSSSASTTDEYDDTDVEPEAYEPSQMTLEAFYDSHVELETSDLSSMCHFVESFVNDLLEECRKALPYQNTLPLMENCIGVDSAFEGWHTQKLSKPFAVIIPLLPPKGHSFHIESSDFEGGPNKHGHILVEMECMCKRQRLLGDVVCFLHHPEQELKEEKQGAFLLHVLCTSSHLDAEKTVQWFQSMVGKAWGNLHHKYNLELTPQMSSTTCRLKLAFPSGRSILVDIILGVQQGDSLVFLVSHCGESDDAKGTIWLKAFAIQELLFFKWVSQRAPERSCHLKCLQILIYFKESSPSSKNPVLTNYHYKTCLMHLLLLRPLSDWGPENIATRLQDILLYLHTALRKKYLAHFLIGNISLPIQIPMPQVLRSAEPLNLFEHLAVDPKLHAEAVKESVEVVELARALFSDHKK, translated from the coding sequence ATGGCCCTGGGTCCTATCATCTTCTTTGCGGTGCTAGGCCTTATCTATCACCCCCTGATGGTCAGCGACAAGACAGACCAGGCCACACTGGACCGACAACAGAAGCACGAGGAGTTGCTGGCCAAAGAAATGGGGCGCTTGCAAATGGAATTCGACCAAAAGGACTGGAGCTGGGACCCaagacagaaaaaggaggactGGGTGGCATCTGACCTGCCGTCTGAAGATGGGACCTGGGAAGGGTGGCCCTATGTGGGCCTAGTCATCCTGGTGATCTTTGGGTGCTGCAGGCACACCATGGAGAAGGAGCCCCACTACGACTCCAGCACGGACAGCTCCAGCGCCTCCACCACGGACGAGTACGACGACACCGACGTGGAGCCCGAAGCGTACGAACCCAGCCAGATGACGCTGGAGGCCTTCTACGACAGCCACGTCGAGCTGGAAACCAGCGACCTGAGCAGCATGTGCCATTTCGTAGAATCCTTCGTGAATGACTTGCTGGAGGAGTGCCGGAAAGCCCTTCCGTACCAGAACACCCTGCCTCTGATGGAGAACTGCATTGGGGTGGACAGCGCCTTCGAAGGATGGCACACGCAGAAACTTTCCAAGCCCTTTGCCGTCATCATCCCTCTCCTGCCGCCCAAGGGCCACTCTTTCCACATCGAAAGCAGCGACTTCGAGGGTGGCCCCAATAAACATGGCCACATCTTGGTGGAGATGGAGTGCATGTGTAAGAGACAGcggctgctgggagatgtagtgtgCTTCCTGCACCACCCTGAACAAGAGCTGAAGGAAGAGAAGCAAGGGGCTTTCCTCCTCCACGTCTTGTGCACCAGCTCCCACCTGGATGCAGAGAAAACCGTCCAGTGGTTCCAGAGTATGGTGGGCAAGGCCTGGGGCAATCTCCATCACAAGTACAACCTTGAACTCACGCCCCAGATGTCCAGCACAACATGTCGGCTGAAACTGGCCTTTCCGTCTGGGCGGTCCATTTTGGTCGACATCATCCTTGGGGTCCAGCAAGGAGACTCTTTGGTCTTTCTGGTCAGCCACTGCGGTGAGAGCGACGACGCAAAGGGCACGATTTGGCTGAAGGCCTTTGCGATCCAGGAGCTGCTCTTCTTCAAATGGGTCAGCCAGCGGGCCCCTGAGAGGAGCTGCCACCTGAAATGCCTCCAAATCCTCATTTATTTCAAGGAGTCCAGCCCATCCAGTAAGAACCCCGTCCTCACGAACTACCATTACAAGACTTGCCTGATGCACCTCTTGCTCCTTCGGCCCCTTTCTGACTGGGGACCCGAGAACATTGCGACGAGGCTCCAGGACATCCTCTTGTACCTGCACACCGCCCTGCGCAAGAAATACCTTGCACACTTCTTGATCGGCAACATCTCCTTGCCGATCCAGATCCCCATGCCCCAAGTCCTCCGGAGCGCCGAGCCCCTCAATCTTTTCGAACACTTGGCGGTGGACCCCAAACTTCATGCTGAGGCCGTGAAGGAGTCCGTGGAAGTCGTGGAATTAGCGAGGGCTCTGTTTTCGGACCACAAAAAGTAG